Part of the Sylvia atricapilla isolate bSylAtr1 chromosome 1, bSylAtr1.pri, whole genome shotgun sequence genome, TTGTTTTGCTTCTTCATTGCACGTTATACACTGAGATTGCAATTTGAATGAGACACTTTTAGTTTGAAACCATCAATTTTGAGGTTGGTTACAAAACTTGGTAATTACTTGACACTTTGAGATGGACTGAAAAGCTCTTATTTCCTTCCTTACTGTAAGGAGTTCTGTGCAGGATTCTTTTGTTTGGATGTGTGATTGGCTTTTGTTTGTAGTTTTGACTAACCTTGTTACCCCAAATATCTAAACATAATTTAATGTTTGGATATGTTTAATTTATAAAAGTAGAGCACCCAAGCAAtgtgtctaattttttttcaatactcTTACAGTTCTTTCTCTGAATACTTCTTTACAGGAAAGATTGATGCAGAGGCTGTTAAGAAATATGCTTACCTGAACATTGTGGGAATGGTTGGATCCATAGACAATGACTTCTGTGGCACTGATATGACCATAGGTACtgactcagctctgcacagaatAATTGAAGTTGTGGATGCCATCATGACCACTGCTCAGAGGTAAATTGAGCATGATATAGAGACTGATAACAAATGCACAGATGTTTATGCTTTTGTTTAAGTTCATTTTAATTAGAGGTTAGGTAGCTGGGGAAATGAAAGTTCTTTTTGACTGCATCTTTCAAGTgtcttggtttcttttttttagtagtAACTGCTTTTTCATCATTGCTGTCATGGCAGCACTTGAAGTATGTGATCATAGAGACTGCATCAGCCTTAAGGGCAGACttggtttttaatgtttttagaCTTTTTGAGACATATTCTGTAAGAGAAGATCCAGACACACCGTGAATAGTACAAAAATAACATCTGTCTTATATAAGCTTTATTTCAGTAAGAATTAAGGAATTAagtgattgttttgtttttttttttttaaatacaactgTATCAGTACAGTTCTTAACTATGGGTCGGCTTAATTTCATTTCCAGTAAAGGTTCACATCATCTCTCATGGCTGCCTGTACATGTTTTCCAAGAAAGTAGCAAAAATGAATTATGCATTGGAAGatacttaattttaaacatattgTTTAATGTgacaataattttgttttcttaatgcTTTCCTGTTTTGCTAAGGAATTCTGAGTGCATGACATACATGGTTTACCATGGTAAACATAAGCTGTTTCATGATACTAGGTTcagttaatttgttttcttatttttacagCCATCAGAGGACATTTGTTCTGGAGGTTATGGGGCGACACTGTGGGTATGTATTGTCTTCAacattttgtgtcttgtataGGTACAGTCATGAAAGAAATCTGAACCATAAGATTCTAAtaatttgttctgtttattaGGTATCTAGCCCTGGTTAGTGCCTTAGCCTGTGGTGCAGACTGGGTGTTTATTCCTGAATACCCACCAGAGGAAGGCTGGGAAGATTCAATGTGTGTTAAGCTTTCAGAGGTAATTTCTAATATATTTGAGATTCCCAATGTCCTTGTGGATATTTATTTGAAAGCAGTGATTGAAAAGTGTGATCGGGATTTAAGGCAAGTCTTTGGTTTTGGTGTCACATAAAATTCTCTGTGACCttgaagatttcttttcttccactcTGTGATTGTTTTGAGCAATCATATGACCCACTGTGGGAATTGCttaaaattatacatatataagCAGTATGTGTACATTTCCTCAGTAATTTGATGTTAGACATTTTACTTCATCAATGAAAAGacatatatgaaaataaaaggtttgAGAACACATCATGTGTGAGTGATCAAATACAAGCAATGTTTCCTCAAGTCCTAGCAGCTTAATGCAGAGCAGTTGATTATAAAATTATGCTGTAAAttcctcttggtttttttttaactacacaaatgtgcttttatttttattacagaacCGTGCACGAAAGAAAAGGCTGAATATTATTATTGTAGCTGAAGGAGCTATTGATTGTCACAACAAACCTATAACATCAGAGAAGGTTAAGGATGTAAGTGTCAACATCCCTATGACACAAGATTTCCCTTAATAAGATGGGGCTTATTGTTAACAATAACATTTCTGTAGCGAAAATCTATTCCTGTAAGATAGCCTATCATACAGGATATCATACAGCCTATCATATTTTATGCTTGTGCTTTATTATCTAAAATTCTGTAGTCAAATTAAAGGGCAGTGTTTTCAGTGGCAATTAATTAGAACCTTTTCTCCTTGTCATACAGTGCAGCAGTTCAAAAGCATCTGCTCCATGGGTGCCTTAATTGATAGTTTGAAATAAGTGCAAATCTGTATTTATAATCCTATTTTACTTTGTGTGTCttgtaacatttttaatattggTCTGTCTCACAGTGAAGTAATACTGTGTGCTTTGGACAAAGTGTCCTCCAAATGGTTGCTTTGCTAAAAATTTCATTAGTTTCTAAGACGAAGAAACCTTTCAGTCTGGATTTTTctgccctttattttttttaaggggtcattaagaaaacaaattggGAGCTAGTCATTGATAGAAAGGGGGTGTGCTTCTTTGGCTTTACCTGGGGTTTATCTGTCCTGTGACTATGAAGTTCTGTTTTCCATAGCTGTCGGTTTAGAGAAACCTTTGATTTTATTCAGAATTGCAGTTTTATGCAGTAATGTTTAGCACTAAGTGGTACTGAGTTACATCACGCtgacaaatatatatatatatataataacgGTAATGATAAGCCCACTGTATTTTGCAATTCTATGCAGCTTGTGGTTCAACGGCTTGGATTTGACACCCGAGTAACCATCCTGGGTCATGTGCAAAGAGGTGGAACCCCTTCAGCTTTTGACAGAATTCTTGTGAGTATTCCCAATGTAACTGCTCATGGCACCACATAGGACAACTGCATTTTGATTGTTTATTTGAGGGTGAGATGGTTCTCTACCTGATTAAGTTGACAAATCAAACTGTTACCACACATTGACTGTCTGAATAACTCGGACTCAGAGTAGTGAAGCACTTTGTGTGAAGGAATCTATGTTTTAGTTCAAAATGTGAAGCTTAATTGTCCATAAGTATGGGTATTAAACAGCCCACAACTCTTTCACCTTACCAAGGAGTGATTTGTGTCAGCTTGAGTTATGGAGAAATCAGGACCATTTCTGTCATAGGAAGCCttgtgcatttatttcagtgcttgCTTGGACACTCAAACATTCTCTGTTTGCAGGCCAGTCGTATGGGTGTGGAAGCTGTGCTTGCCCTTTTAGAAGCTACTCCAGATACCCCTGCCTGTGTCGTGTCCCTGTCTGGAAACCAGGCTGTCCGTCTGCCTCTGATGGAGTGTGTGCAGATGGTGAGGCTCTGGCAAAGGGCCAGTTTATGTTACTTATTTGCTACAACAGACTACTATGTGCAATAATTGCCTGTTCTCATTAGGACATTGATGGAATGTGTACAGCAATTTTTTTcgtattttaaaatgaataatgaaattCATGTGTATTCTCTATGTGTTACTATTAATTTGCAAACTATCAAGGAGTAAGAAATACATATCTTCTTAATATGTTCTAAAATTTCATCTCAGATCTTCTGTTTTTATTGTTACAACAAATTCTTCAGATGCTTGCATCCATTTATGTCATACACAAGTCAGGTTTCTGCACAAAGACTGCTCagtttaaactgaaaaaagaaaaggcatatCGGATACATTGATTGCTTTGTCCCATGAAGGCTTTAGGTATTTGTTTctactttcttcttcttctgtaCCCTGTAATTTATGCTGTGAGAGGAGGTAGCTCATAAAGTGAGGAAATTGTCAGTATTACTTCTTTTTCACTGtagaaatatattaatatgtggaatatattaaataatctacctccttcattttttaaacatactGAGTAATGAACTTGTTTTTTCAAGACTCAAGAAGTCCAGAAAGCCATGGATGAGGGAAGATTTCTGGAGGCTGTGAGGCTTCGTGGAAGGTATGGCCAATAGCTTGTATCAGTTTATTTGCTGTAGAAAAACTGAGTTGCCTTGCTGTTATGGTGTCatatgacattttattttagatattttacTAACTGTATGGTTTTATGGGTCTGAGAAtgagaagagacagaagaaCTGCCTAAATAGAATAATTGAAATTCCTGCCTTCAACAAAACATGCAAATCAAAGCAAACTGTAATTCACTGCTGTGTCAGACTAGTGACTGTTCCTAGGCTAAATGGTCACAAAGCAAAAAGCTGCTGTGCAGTATGACCTGACTGGTAGCAATCCTAAGTTTGTTTATTCATGAATTTGAGGCCAGTCCTGTGAACCTGTTTGTAAGTAGCTGGTAGTTTTCCAGCAGTAATGTTGGAGGAGGTAATTCTTCAGTCCTGTTGGAAGAGTGGTTTCTGTTTCAAGTCATTTGATAATAAAATGCTTTCTCCCCAGTCTAGAAAACTAATTTGTTAACCACGTagttgttttgtattttatgacTCTTACCTTAAAGAATtgaatatttttcactgttctcTCATTTCCAGTTTTTGCCATGTTTTCCATTTGCAATTACGATGGTATTAATATGTCATGCCAGTTTTCTAAAgtttctgaaaaattcagatgctcctttaaaataactatgaatttaaaattttactattttaGTTGCTTATCTTACTTACTCATTTGTTTAGGAGCTTCGAAAACAACCTTAACACATACAAATTACTGTCCCACAAAAAGCCGGATGCTGAGCTTCCAAAGGTGAGGGGGTTTTTAGAGTTGTGCAATGTGGGTCTGCTTTTGGGATCTAACTCCCTTCAAACCTCTACTATAGCATggtttataaattaaatattacaaagatgctagtttattttaataataagtaacatttttaaagtgaagTACCATTGTAGCTAGAAAATTGCTGTAGACAGTTTCTTTCTGTCTTGGATTTACATCTGGTCCCAATTGTTAAAATGTCTGGTTCTGATAGTTACTGTTTTGCCATCTGTTTCTTACTATGGAGAGAGATAGGGGTGATGTTTTAAGATCATGATTAAGACTCTGAAAATCTTGAGATAAAGGAAGATTCTGTATTAAAAGAATTCTGAGTCTTCCTTTTGGAGGGTAAAACCACTGAAGAGCAAGGGCAAATTCAGGAGTTCATGGGAAGCAATACCAAGGAGAGGTGCATCACCTTTATGTGAAATActaatgtaatataatataatataataagGAAATTTGGATTTGTATAGAAAGCAGACAATAAATTTTGCATGCAAACAAATCttagatgggatttttttttgtttgttttattagtTTACTGAATAGTTCTGTGTTGGTCGTAGTTGGTGACTGATCTCACTTGTTAATTCCTCTTTTAATTGTGGTTTGTGACCATTTGCTACCTTATTTGCATAATTATGTTGCTGTAACACTTTCTAGAAATCTTTTTCCCAGATAAATATTTGAGTAATGATTACTGGCAGTAGCTTCTCAATATTAAGGAGCAAAATTGCAGTGATAATGCAGTAAGGAGCTAAGACTGACCTTCAAGAGATCAAataattcaggattttttaggtggatatttaatattttctttagcGGATCAGGTGTTTGGgtggtgggtgtttttttttacaatgcAAATTCAGGATTGTTAGCACTgggcttttgtatttttttaaaatactttttgtcATACCTTCTGTGATAAATGGCATTAGAAGGAAATGTAGGCCACGTGTAATTAGTAACTACTCGGATTTGACCATACTAACAGAATCTGTGTGCCTTCACTAAAAGAGGTTGAATAGGAATTAAAAAGTAGATGAAATGAGCATGTCACAGGAATTGAGGCAAGAGCTAAGCTGATCAGATCAGGAGAGCCAGCTAAATGCTCTTCTTCAGCAGTGCTTCTGCACCCATTATATTTTGCTGTTCGTGAATacagtgtatttttctgtaatcCTCTGATTGTACCAGAACCAAAAAAACTACATATACTCTGGCTCATGTCtcttttattgtggtttttttccgAGGGGGTTGTTGTtggattgggttttttgtttgttttttatttgcttgagttttttttaatcatatgaGATTCCATGATCATTACTTAACAactgttctatttttttattttgttttttgttctcaTCTTCCAGAATAAAGCTGAATAACTTCTGTCTCTTCTGCAGGGCCAAATTGTTACAATTGTcattcagaaatgttttaaaaaacttaCATAATCTGAAAATGCGTGGTTTTGGAAAAGATGCTCAGTGCTTCTGTTTGCTAATGTATTGTCAGTTGCCTGAAAAACCTGGCCAAtagcttaattttaaaacttgtcTGTTCCACTCTGCGTTGTACGGACAATACACGTATAAATGTTATGATGCTAGAATCagttcctcctttttttttttttttttttttttcttttgctactgttgctgtgtttgcaaaaaacatttctgctttagTAACATGAAGGTGGTTGAATAACAATGGCCAGGTTgggtggagctctgagcagcctggtctagggaaaggtgtccctggccatgtTAGGGGCTTGGAACAAGATGATATTTATggtccttccagcccaaagcattctgtgattctattttATGTTTCTCAAACCTGGACTAGAATataaaaaccatttaaaaaaaacattctttttttaaaaattgtatgtCTGATATTCTGCAAATGAGGAAATATGTCTGCACCTTCCAGTTAACTTTAAGTTTTCAACATGTTTAGGGGCtttgaaatttcctttcctGGATTCCAGTATTTAGCAACTGCATATGTTGTATAAATTAACTGTGGTGTAGAAATCAAAGTCCTtactaaatattatttttatcttgcagTCTAATTTTAATGTGGCAGTTTTAAATGTTGGtgcccctgcagctggaatgaaCGCCGCAGTGAGGGCTGCAGTAAGAGTTGGCATGACTGAAGGTCACAAAATCTTTGCTGTCATTGATGGTTTCGAAGGGTTCGCTAGAGGGAAGGTCAGTGTCACGTGTGTGCATTACCGAGTGCTGTGTACTCCATCCCACACCACCACCTTTGTTCATGTTCTTGGAATGTATGTTCTGGCATAactgctgagggagctggttCTGTTAGgtgcttttatttcataaagATCTTTAAAACTTAGATTGTAACTGTATTTCTCAACTGTTAAGTCTGTCGAGTCATTTATGCTGAGTGTTATTCGTCATATGCTGCACAGCTACAAAATCAGTTGAGATGAATCCTACCTTTGAATTTTGGTCAACTGGTTTGGCATATTGTGGTTTCTTCACAGAGTAGCAGAAAAATCTCTGATTCTGAACAATGAGTTGTTGAACATGTATTCCTTTGCTATAAGAAACTTTGTAATGGTGCTTACTGAGGgaagaagctttttttcttatataagttagattcttcttttcccctgaTTCTAAACATTATGCATTGGTTGGTGtactgaagaaaaactgaatgCAAGACTAATGATTTCCATGCCTGGCTGGAACCACAGATGCCAAAACATACATCAAAGACCTAGCTTTagatggtttttttcttcatattcacTAGGAGAGGATGTGAAAATAGGCTTGAAATATGAAACACAGAGGGGTTCATCTCGgtctggaagaagaaagaagaaattgaatGGAAAGGGGTTGTAGTAATTTGAgagaaatggaattaaattcttgatgctattttttttctctgcctcatTTAGTTTTCTTGATGTCAGTGCCCAACAACTTGTTCCAACAGCTTTTTGTGAAGTAGTACCTGGTGTTGCTCAAGAGAAGTAATTGGATAATTACTTaacaaaatctccttttttaattttattcaaagaTAAAGGAAATTTCCTGGGGAGATGTTGGAGGCTGGACTGGTCAAGGAGGATCAATTCTTGGTACAAAACGGTAACATCAATATTTTTGTCAATTGGTATGATAAACTGTAGGGCTTTATATAACCTCTGTATGGTTCCATGCGCTTTTCTTCCCATGGAGTGTTTTTTAAGTGCACAATTTTTGTACattggggtgttttgttttttgttcaaATCCTTGTGCTCCAATATGAGTATCTTCATAGTACTGAACCAGCTCTGAAGAGTGTGAGTTAGGGCCTCAACTTAAGAATTTCCTGGTGTCCTTACACTTTAAAGGATTGCAAACCTACGGTTTCTTTACACTTGACATGATTCCTAGTTGTTTTTCTAGAAGAGTTACTTGGATGGATAAATatgtaaaacaaaaaccatTGTGTTGCCTGCTCACTTAATGATTTCAGCTAATTAATGAGTTCTTAGTGCTTCACAGTCtgtaaattgtttttatttttcttctggtttaatGATTCTAGTACTCTTCCTGCAAAATACTTGGAGAAGATTGCTGAGCAGATGCGCACTAACAACATTAACGCCCTTATGGTTATTGGTGGATTTGAGGTACATTGAACTATCTAACTATGTCTAAGTAGAGTAAAATTCTGAACAAAACTAATagtctgttttgatttttaccCAATCTTCATGTAAGGTGCATTTGGCTGTATCTGTGTATGATGCATGACACAGATAGCGTTTAGAATCATAAATTTGGAATCAATCAGTAGTTCTCTGGCAAGCTGGCATTCGAGACAGTGACTAAAACTGATAAAGAGATGTCCTAAATGGACAAATGAGAGAGTGTTATagtttttttgtattaaaataagTTAATAACTCCTGTAGTGAATCCTTGCGGAAGTTCTTGACTAGTAGAAATTGTACTATGGTTCCTTATTTAAGCCACTCTTTTCACATAGTGCATGTCAAAATCCATAATAATtatagagaaattaaaaaaccacaaaaaacaacaaaccaataatttttgaaatttttattcagGAAAGTGTTTACCTACTCTTTGCAGAGAAGAATGtgctctttgctttgcttcttgaTAAAGAACATGCCTTCCTTTTTTGCCCAAGCTGTTACCTATGACCCTAATTCAGGAATACTAAGATTTTTAAATCAGGAGTAACAGTACCTGAAGATTGGAGaacttggtttgttttgtttgaaaagtaacattttgtgtctaaattatttattttcaagagaACATATGTTCTATTTATTGTTTTTAGATGTATGCCTGTTTCtaatgctttcttcttttttgtctgtgttaGATTTTAGTGATTCCTTAGTGCTCTTGACTTGCTGAAGTGTGCTGTGGTAGAAATGGCTCCCCCTGTGGCCCTTCTCATTTTgtcactcccagctctgcccttaCTTTATTCATCCTAATTTTTCACCTGATGCCTGTGCCCAACAGGCTTACCTTGGACTTCTGGAATTGTCAGCTGCCCGGGAGAAATATGACGAATTCTGTGTTCCAATGGTTATGGTTCCTGCAACTGTATCCAATAATGTACCGGGTTCAGATTTCAGCATTGGTGCAGATACTGCTCTGAACACTATAACTGATGTAAGTCTGCTCTTGTGTGTGCATACTAACAAAGCAGTAGTTTAAACTTACTCAATTGGCTACAACTGGATATTTTTGTAGACCAGAACTTCAGAAATGTGGTTTGGGAAATTATAATTACTTGATATAGCCACAGTCATGACATCACTTTAGAAAAGAGGAAGTCTGGGATCCTAAatgcttctgttttatttctgctgaaactACAACcacctttaaattttttaagtgCAAGATAAGATGGCATCTGTTGttgtaaaaggaagaaagaaacctAAAGCTGAGACTTGATGATCATTGGCACTGTAGAAGGGAAAAGAATCACTATTCATAATATGTGGAGTTGTAGTATACTCAGCTGCAAGAAATACTGAAGGAAAGTCGCTCTGTTGAGAAGGAAAGTTGCTCTGTTGAGGAGATGATTAGTTATGTAGCATCTTTACTCCTCTAAGAGAATATGtaaaatccatatttttctAATAACAGACATTACATTTATTCTGCTAATAgcagatttaataaaaatagttGAGACATGttaggtattttttttaaatcaaatccAGTAATGGAGTAAAAATTGAATGTTTAATCTCTTAGGAGGAAAAATCTTCACTACTTTGAGTGTGATAGAGCACTGGAgaaagctgcccagggaggttgtaCAGTCTCCTGTGGAGATAATCCAGAGGACTGTTCCTGTGTCACTTGCTCAGGTGATTCTGCCTTGACAGGGACTTGGACTACATACTacatgatctccagaggtcccttccaaccccagctATTCCTCAGTTCTGTAATACTAATCTCAGTTGAACAGGAAGCAGTCAGTTGgacaaaaagcatttcaagttgcttttgaaaatgaa contains:
- the PFKP gene encoding ATP-dependent 6-phosphofructokinase, platelet type isoform X1, coding for MDHQPKFFENLSGAGKAIAVLTSGGDAQGMNAAVRAVVRMGIYVNAKVYFIYEGYQGMVDGGDNIVEVSWESVSSILQVGGTVIGSARCKPFRTREGRLQAALNLVQRGITNLCVIGGDGSLTGANLFREEWNGLLEELAQKGKIDAEAVKKYAYLNIVGMVGSIDNDFCGTDMTIGTDSALHRIIEVVDAIMTTAQSHQRTFVLEVMGRHCGYLALVSALACGADWVFIPEYPPEEGWEDSMCVKLSENRARKKRLNIIIVAEGAIDCHNKPITSEKVKDLVVQRLGFDTRVTILGHVQRGGTPSAFDRILASRMGVEAVLALLEATPDTPACVVSLSGNQAVRLPLMECVQMTQEVQKAMDEGRFLEAVRLRGRSFENNLNTYKLLSHKKPDAELPKSNFNVAVLNVGAPAAGMNAAVRAAVRVGMTEGHKIFAVIDGFEGFARGKIKEISWGDVGGWTGQGGSILGTKRTLPAKYLEKIAEQMRTNNINALMVIGGFEAYLGLLELSAAREKYDEFCVPMVMVPATVSNNVPGSDFSIGADTALNTITDTCDRIKQSASGTKRRVFIIETMGGYCGYLANMGALAAGADAAYIFEEQFDIRELQANVEHLTEKMKTSIQRGLVLRNENCNENYTTDFIYQLYSEEGKGVFDCRKNVLGHMQQGGAPSPFDRNFGTKISAKAMQWISKKLKETYRKGKVFANTDDSVCLLGMRRRNLVFQPVAELKSETDFVHRIPKEQWWLKLRPLMKILAKYKTSYDVSDSGQLEHVAMLPKEAETGAI